In Gemmata obscuriglobus, a single genomic region encodes these proteins:
- a CDS encoding sigma-70 family RNA polymerase sigma factor, whose amino-acid sequence MPGHVLKLLHAAAPGTPDAELLARFVAARDEAAFAELVRRHGPLVYRVCRRLARRSADDAFQATFLVLACRAAGVRKAASVGSWLVGTAGRVARQMARRDGRGVALAPDTAGPIERPPDSSERVELAAALDDELSRLPEHLRGPVVLCLVGGRTQEQAAAELGSSVRTLRRRLERAKAALRARLERRGVVPAVAGGLVAGVGVVYAVPPGLGRLATGGALEFLTGAAPVGPAAIAAKGVMGSMTRLKVSAVAALAVTTVALGLGGRAAQPTPATPPERPLALSVPTAPPPQPKAPVTADAEVPLAMSRGVFVHNSANFTVYASTDVIARAVAAEAEYQRAQLGALWIGAAPPTWNEPCAILVRRSADRGTGATVFNFQVDAGGKPSCRPQVELTGPFEDVLSTAVPREVARVVLAYHFGRPLPPWADEGIALVFKGAEEQVFHDRRCRELLNAGRGFRLRRLFTMGDDLHDADTLRVQGHSVVRFLLARTPVAEPARVPGTTDAGPAPGLGILTKGTPPNTHRALLDFIRAGFDRNTAESWDRAAKQVYGFDSVAALEDAWLESMRKPPVRSVKGAKSSSDLIPPTRLPDGDGAPVPTKPKGPALKPGGGPVFSSARKIILPVQVAPERQAALRGVTLLVCRGEGASWYPAGTVPPDETQFTFNVPEDGLYWFYLAENPKDRSEAPKGTLKPAFKVVVDTTPPVVRITEPTRVGNEIRVAWAVTEANPGALKVRWQAAEPASPWQDVAVPSTESTVTFDPGVKKKVRVQVLATDAVGNESRVEAVVE is encoded by the coding sequence ATGCCGGGACACGTTCTCAAACTACTCCACGCCGCCGCTCCCGGAACGCCGGACGCCGAACTGCTCGCGCGGTTCGTGGCCGCGCGCGACGAGGCCGCGTTCGCCGAACTCGTCCGCCGCCACGGGCCGCTGGTGTACCGCGTTTGCCGGCGGCTCGCGCGGCGGTCCGCGGACGATGCGTTCCAGGCCACGTTCTTGGTGCTCGCGTGCCGCGCCGCGGGCGTGCGGAAGGCGGCGAGCGTGGGCAGTTGGTTGGTCGGCACCGCCGGCCGGGTGGCGCGGCAGATGGCGCGGCGGGACGGCCGCGGCGTGGCGCTCGCGCCCGACACCGCCGGTCCCATCGAGCGACCGCCCGATTCGTCCGAACGTGTCGAACTGGCCGCCGCTCTCGACGACGAACTGTCGCGGCTGCCCGAGCACCTCCGCGGTCCCGTGGTGCTGTGCCTCGTGGGCGGGCGAACGCAGGAGCAGGCGGCGGCCGAACTGGGCAGCAGCGTGCGGACGCTGCGCCGCCGGTTGGAGCGGGCCAAGGCGGCGCTGCGTGCGCGCCTGGAGCGGCGCGGGGTCGTGCCGGCTGTCGCCGGGGGGCTGGTGGCCGGTGTCGGAGTGGTGTATGCCGTTCCGCCCGGGCTGGGGCGCCTTGCGACGGGCGGTGCGCTTGAGTTCCTGACCGGTGCGGCACCGGTCGGCCCGGCCGCGATCGCGGCGAAAGGAGTCATGGGCAGTATGACGAGATTAAAAGTATCGGCGGTCGCTGCACTTGCGGTTACCACGGTCGCCCTCGGCTTGGGTGGCCGGGCCGCACAGCCGACGCCGGCGACTCCGCCGGAACGGCCGCTCGCGCTATCGGTCCCCACCGCGCCTCCGCCACAGCCGAAAGCCCCTGTCACGGCTGATGCTGAGGTCCCGTTAGCCATGAGCCGCGGGGTGTTTGTTCACAATAGTGCGAATTTTACAGTGTATGCGTCGACTGATGTCATCGCTCGTGCGGTAGCCGCCGAAGCCGAGTACCAGCGGGCGCAACTCGGCGCGCTGTGGATCGGGGCCGCGCCACCGACGTGGAACGAGCCGTGCGCTATCCTGGTCCGCCGCTCCGCGGATCGGGGGACCGGGGCGACGGTGTTCAACTTCCAAGTGGACGCAGGGGGCAAGCCGTCGTGCCGGCCGCAGGTCGAGTTGACCGGGCCGTTCGAGGATGTCCTTTCGACCGCCGTTCCGCGGGAGGTCGCGCGCGTCGTACTCGCGTACCACTTCGGCCGGCCGCTGCCACCTTGGGCGGACGAGGGCATCGCCCTGGTTTTCAAGGGCGCCGAGGAACAAGTCTTCCACGATCGACGGTGCCGGGAGTTGCTCAACGCGGGCCGCGGGTTCCGTCTCCGGCGGTTGTTCACGATGGGCGATGACCTGCACGACGCTGACACGCTGCGCGTTCAGGGGCATTCGGTCGTGCGGTTCCTGCTGGCGCGCACACCAGTAGCGGAACCGGCTCGCGTACCGGGTACAACGGACGCCGGACCGGCCCCCGGGCTGGGAATCCTCACAAAAGGCACTCCGCCAAATACCCACCGTGCCTTGTTGGACTTCATACGCGCCGGGTTCGACAGAAACACGGCCGAGTCGTGGGACCGAGCGGCGAAGCAGGTCTACGGGTTCGACTCGGTAGCCGCGCTCGAAGACGCTTGGCTCGAGTCAATGCGGAAGCCGCCGGTCCGGTCGGTGAAGGGGGCGAAGAGTAGCTCTGACCTCATCCCGCCGACGCGGCTGCCGGATGGCGACGGGGCACCCGTGCCCACGAAGCCGAAGGGCCCGGCGTTGAAGCCCGGAGGCGGGCCCGTGTTCAGTTCGGCGCGGAAAATCATCTTGCCCGTTCAAGTCGCGCCCGAGCGGCAGGCCGCGCTCCGTGGCGTAACGTTGCTCGTGTGTCGGGGCGAAGGGGCGTCGTGGTATCCCGCCGGAACGGTTCCACCTGATGAGACCCAGTTCACGTTCAATGTACCGGAAGACGGGCTGTACTGGTTCTACCTCGCCGAGAACCCGAAAGACCGCTCCGAAGCCCCCAAAGGCACACTGAAACCCGCTTTCAAGGTCGTTGTGGACACCACCCCGCCCGTGGTCCGCATCACCGAGCCCACGCGCGTCGGAAACGAAATTCGTGTGGCCTGGGCCGTTACCGAGGCGAATCCGGGTGCGCTCAAAGTCCGGTGGCAAGCCGCCGAACCCGCGTCTCCCTGGCAAGACGTGGCGGTGCCATCGACGGAATCGACCGTGACCTTCGACCCCGGGGTCAAAAAGAAGGTGCGGGTTCAGGTGCTTGCCACGGACGCGGTCGGAAACGAGAGCCGGGTGGAGGCGGTCGTCGAGTGA